A genomic window from Paramormyrops kingsleyae isolate MSU_618 chromosome 23, PKINGS_0.4, whole genome shotgun sequence includes:
- the LOC111846903 gene encoding sorting nexin-10B-like gives MDDGLTKKEEFVSVWVRDPRIQKDDYWHTHLDYEICLHTNSMCFRRKISCVRRRYREFVWLRQRLQDNTFLIELPKLPPRNPFFSQSNSFHINKRMKKLQQFLEELLDIPLLLSDSCLHLFLQSELSVSKIEACASGLTRYSVAEAIQRCGPQSRFPSQEALCPSQEALCPSQEALCPSQEALCPSQEALCPPGTVRFTLDLDSTSSSCTGTGSDPGTPEGNEMPQDDSPPS, from the exons ATGGATGACGGTCTAACGAAAAAAGAG GAGTTTGTGAGTGTTTGGGTCAGAGATCCTAGGATACAGAAGGATGATTACTGGCATACGCACCTGGATTATGAAATCTGTCTACAT ACCAACAgcatgtgcttcagaaggaagATCTCATGTGTGAGACGAAGATACCGTGAGTTTGTGTGGCTCCGGCAGAGGCTCCAGGATAATACTTTTCTCAT AGAGCTACCTAAACTTCCTCCCCGGAACCCCTTCTTCAGTCAGAGCAACAGTTTCCATATCAACAAGAGGATGAAGAAGCTACAGCAGTTCCTGGAAGA ACTCCTGGACATCCCTCTGCTGCTGTCTGACAGCTGCCTGCACCTCTTCCTGCAGTCCGAGCTCAGCGTGTCCAAGATCGAGGCCTGTGCTTCGGGGCTGACGCGCTACTCTGTGGCCGAGGCCATCCAGCGCTGTGGGCCGCAGAGCCGCTTCCCTTCCCAGGAAGCCCTCTGCCCTTCCCAGGAAGCCCTCTGCCCTTCCCAGGAAGCCCTCTGCCCTTCCCAGGAAGCCCTCTGCCCTTCCCAGGAAGCCCTCTGCCCGCCGGGCACCGTCCGCTTCACCTTGGACCTTGATAG CACTTCATCTTCGTGCACCGGGACCGGCAGTGACCCTGGTACGCCCGAAGGGAACGAGATGCCCCAGGATGACAGCCCCCCtagctga